The Nitrospira sp. genome has a window encoding:
- a CDS encoding ABC transporter substrate-binding protein, which yields MRAVVWGFVLHTVVQLVLVWPVVLAAAPRSESPTEAVRGTITQVIRILEDPALKDPAKLIPRRHMLAEAIASRFDYAEMSRRALAVEWKPLTTAERAEFVEAFKGFLIDRYAERIEGYSGEQVEYLSERIEGTYAEVRTELVSDKTTVPVDYRLLMNEGRWHAYDLVVDGISLVKNYRSQFQKIIRETSYQELIKKLRERTVVDEPTS from the coding sequence GTGCGCGCAGTTGTGTGGGGCTTCGTCCTTCATACTGTAGTGCAGCTTGTTCTCGTCTGGCCCGTCGTCCTTGCGGCGGCACCCAGATCTGAATCACCCACCGAAGCTGTTCGTGGGACGATCACCCAGGTCATCCGAATCCTCGAAGACCCGGCACTGAAGGACCCGGCCAAACTCATACCGCGTCGCCACATGCTGGCGGAGGCTATCGCCAGCAGATTCGACTATGCGGAAATGTCAAGACGCGCGCTCGCCGTCGAGTGGAAACCTCTCACCACGGCCGAGCGTGCGGAGTTTGTCGAGGCCTTCAAAGGTTTTCTGATCGACCGGTACGCCGAGCGGATCGAAGGCTATAGCGGAGAGCAAGTGGAATATCTATCGGAACGGATCGAAGGAACCTATGCGGAAGTCAGAACGGAGCTCGTTTCTGACAAGACAACCGTTCCCGTCGACTACCGTCTCCTCATGAATGAAGGCCGGTGGCATGCCTACGACCTCGTCGTAGACGGAATAAGTCTGGTAAAGAATTATCGGAGTCAGTTCCAGAAGATCATTCGTGAGACTTCCTATCAGGAATTGATCAAGAAATTGCGCGAACGAACGGTAGTAGACGAACCGACTTCGTAA
- a CDS encoding dodecin domain-containing protein, with protein MSVAKIIEISSDSPTSFEDAIAQGIARASKTLHGIKSAWVAEQHVVVENNKVTLYRVDLKVTFVMD; from the coding sequence ATGTCCGTTGCCAAAATCATCGAGATCAGCTCCGATTCGCCCACGAGTTTTGAGGATGCCATCGCCCAAGGAATCGCCCGAGCATCCAAGACCCTCCACGGGATCAAGTCGGCGTGGGTGGCAGAGCAACATGTCGTGGTCGAAAACAACAAGGTCACCTTGTATCGCGTCGATCTGAAGGTCACGTTCGTCATGGATTAA
- a CDS encoding fructose 1,6-bisphosphatase — protein sequence MKVTLSIIKADIGSIGGHICPSRQVLESVRNHIAKHGSALLIDHYVSSTGDDIAILMSHKHGAGHEAVHKLAWDAFLAGTAVAKQQGLYGAGQDLLKDAFSGNVRGMGPAVAEMEFNERPNEPFLFFAADKTDPGAFNLPLYLAFADPMNTPGLILAPNMAQGFRFVIMDVNHTEGDKLIELDAPKELYKIAALLRDTERYVVESIWSVASGDQAVVASTSRLHNIAGKYTGKDDPVMLVRVQKDFPATGEVLAPYAVGPYVAGGMRGSHQMPLMPVPLQSGISYFDGPPVITCAAFAMHEGRFTEPADAFAHPFWNRVRDTVSEKAIGMRRQGFFGAAMLPMAELEYTGIMENLKALEPRFRVRTDS from the coding sequence ATGAAAGTCACCCTCAGCATCATCAAAGCTGATATCGGTTCTATCGGCGGCCATATCTGTCCCTCGCGACAAGTGCTGGAAAGCGTTCGGAATCATATCGCCAAACACGGCTCCGCTCTGTTGATCGACCACTATGTCAGTAGTACTGGTGATGATATCGCGATCTTGATGAGCCACAAACATGGCGCAGGACATGAAGCCGTCCATAAACTGGCGTGGGACGCGTTTCTCGCCGGGACAGCAGTGGCCAAACAGCAGGGGCTGTACGGGGCCGGTCAGGATTTGTTGAAAGACGCCTTTTCGGGCAATGTGCGCGGGATGGGACCGGCCGTGGCGGAGATGGAATTCAACGAGCGGCCGAATGAGCCTTTTCTGTTCTTCGCGGCCGACAAAACAGATCCCGGGGCCTTTAATCTCCCGCTCTATCTGGCCTTCGCCGACCCCATGAACACACCGGGTTTAATACTGGCGCCCAACATGGCGCAAGGCTTTCGCTTCGTCATCATGGACGTGAATCATACGGAAGGTGACAAGCTCATCGAGCTCGATGCCCCGAAAGAATTGTACAAGATTGCCGCGCTGTTGCGGGACACCGAACGGTATGTCGTGGAATCGATTTGGTCCGTTGCCAGCGGCGACCAAGCGGTGGTGGCATCCACCTCACGGTTGCATAACATTGCCGGGAAGTATACCGGCAAGGACGACCCGGTGATGCTAGTGCGGGTTCAGAAGGATTTCCCGGCGACGGGCGAGGTCTTAGCGCCCTATGCCGTCGGTCCGTATGTGGCAGGTGGTATGCGTGGCTCTCACCAGATGCCCTTGATGCCGGTCCCGCTTCAGTCGGGTATCAGCTACTTCGATGGCCCTCCGGTGATCACCTGTGCCGCCTTCGCCATGCACGAAGGCCGGTTCACCGAACCAGCGGACGCGTTCGCCCATCCGTTCTGGAACCGGGTACGGGACACCGTGTCTGAGAAAGCCATCGGCATGCGACGCCAAGGTTTCTTTGGTGCTGCGATGCTGCCCATGGCGGAACTGGAGTATACCGGCATCATGGAAAATCTGAAGGCATTGGAACCACGATTCCGTGTGCGAACGGATTCGTGA
- a CDS encoding SufD family Fe-S cluster assembly protein, whose protein sequence is MSDLEDLRRTLPMVGAEPSILDDTSIAHVIGHGHRILSRRSVPGLQLDVEETPDALVGKMTIQAGVTIAQPIHMCFGLAHPTGRQRIQIDVFVEERATAHVLSHCLFPVATAAEHRMQATIAVGPGASLTYTEGHYHGPHGGMLVIPHATVKIGKGARYFSDFSLLSGSVGSLDIDYLVEVEEDGIAELTAKIFAHRTDQIMLKEAVILRGERSRGLIKTRVVLEDEARAEITGITEAHAQGARGHVDCMEVVQGRAQASAIPIVRVFHPEAKVTHEAAIGSVNKKELETLMARGLTPEQAVEMIVSGILR, encoded by the coding sequence ATGTCCGACCTTGAGGACCTGAGACGCACCCTCCCGATGGTCGGAGCTGAGCCCTCGATTCTCGATGATACGAGCATCGCGCATGTCATCGGACACGGCCATCGCATCCTGAGCCGACGGTCTGTACCAGGTCTCCAACTGGATGTGGAAGAAACTCCAGACGCGCTCGTCGGGAAAATGACCATTCAAGCAGGCGTGACCATCGCGCAGCCCATCCACATGTGTTTCGGCCTGGCCCATCCGACGGGCCGTCAACGCATTCAGATCGACGTCTTCGTGGAAGAGAGGGCGACGGCGCACGTGCTCTCCCATTGCCTTTTCCCTGTCGCCACCGCTGCAGAGCATCGCATGCAGGCCACGATTGCCGTCGGCCCAGGCGCGTCGCTCACGTACACCGAAGGCCACTATCACGGCCCTCACGGCGGCATGCTGGTCATTCCCCACGCGACGGTGAAGATCGGGAAAGGGGCGCGGTATTTTTCTGACTTCTCATTGCTCTCTGGTTCAGTGGGTAGTCTCGACATCGATTATCTTGTCGAAGTGGAAGAAGACGGGATCGCCGAACTCACCGCAAAGATTTTTGCGCACAGGACCGATCAGATCATGCTCAAGGAAGCCGTCATACTTCGAGGGGAACGCTCACGGGGTCTGATCAAGACACGCGTGGTGCTCGAAGACGAAGCCCGTGCGGAAATCACCGGCATCACTGAAGCCCATGCACAAGGAGCCCGCGGTCACGTGGATTGCATGGAAGTCGTGCAGGGCCGGGCACAGGCCAGCGCGATCCCCATCGTGCGAGTGTTTCACCCGGAAGCCAAGGTCACCCACGAAGCAGCCATCGGGAGTGTGAACAAGAAAGAATTGGAAACGTTGATGGCGCGTGGGCTCACGCCGGAGCAAGCGGTGGAGATGATCGTGAGCGGAATTCTTCGCTGA
- a CDS encoding ATP-binding cassette domain-containing protein translates to MTLPLLDIRNLTFTAGDQRILDRLGLTIDPGEIHALLGANGSGKTTLAYLLMGCDGYVPTAGTAMFKGADLLSLKMYERAKLGVTLAWQEPARFEGITVREYLTLGRASLDPEPALLQVGLDPDRYLNRRVDKALSGGERHRVELASVLSMKPTLAILDEPTAGIDMLSINHIIDIIHALKAAGGSVLVITHQEEVALIADRASQLCAGRIIFSGSPRKAVDHFRGRTCVRCDGEVCNYVRP, encoded by the coding sequence ATGACTCTTCCTCTCTTGGACATTCGCAATCTGACCTTCACCGCGGGCGATCAGAGGATTCTCGATCGACTCGGTCTTACCATCGACCCGGGAGAAATCCATGCTCTCCTTGGAGCGAACGGATCCGGCAAGACCACCCTTGCCTATCTCCTCATGGGTTGCGACGGGTATGTGCCGACGGCGGGAACCGCGATGTTCAAAGGCGCAGACCTTCTCTCACTTAAGATGTATGAACGGGCGAAGTTGGGCGTGACCCTCGCCTGGCAAGAGCCCGCTCGGTTCGAAGGCATCACAGTCCGCGAGTACCTGACCTTAGGCCGTGCCTCGCTCGATCCAGAACCGGCGCTGCTCCAAGTCGGCCTGGACCCCGATCGCTACCTGAATCGGCGAGTTGATAAAGCCCTCAGTGGAGGCGAGCGTCATCGAGTGGAGCTCGCCTCCGTCCTGTCGATGAAGCCGACGCTGGCCATCCTTGATGAGCCCACCGCCGGCATCGACATGCTCTCGATTAACCACATCATCGACATCATTCACGCACTGAAGGCAGCGGGGGGATCGGTCCTCGTGATCACCCACCAGGAAGAGGTTGCACTCATTGCCGACCGAGCCTCGCAGCTCTGCGCCGGACGCATCATCTTCTCCGGCAGTCCACGGAAAGCTGTCGATCATTTCCGCGGACGAACCTGCGTTCGTTGCGACGGGGAGGTATGTAACTATGTCCGACCTTGA